A region of Notolabrus celidotus isolate fNotCel1 chromosome 4, fNotCel1.pri, whole genome shotgun sequence DNA encodes the following proteins:
- the LOC117811853 gene encoding uncharacterized protein LOC117811853, with protein sequence MLLLPAAALCCLCSALLTMQEELIQDDLTLTRSVGEEVSFSCGRTDHCDEDWVCWYQKKDTETFRGIICITGSNGDIYRSYNHPQVDDFSAVNKQNGSELQIQSVERSHSATYYCSCWKPTVRNDPSSLNKNQQMNRCDSESSKPQTETHCLSCYMGQYVSAPRICMPCLTDLDRAHAILQLQAGVPPNQDVALFGVSPRTIAKVKAKFQITGKGCEKPLMELKYDPGSSSDSFSSTQVFVALFLTVEGGGLYYLIFGSGTKLFVTDEPVVKPVVSVYPAASRAQLEGKSSLLCVASDMFPPLVQISWKRRKGDGQLEAMPPAESKIRKLRESGCTASILIVPQRENSTDRYLCSVKHEGFKVTSRTGQALFRFQCRMKLLSLLYSLLILKSLVYCCGLSLLRILINKPPSISCTCADRLSPAGQFSPSDLISSPL encoded by the exons ATGCTTCTCCTCCCAGCTGCTGCCCTGTGCTGTCTGTGTTCAG cTCTGCTTACCATGCAAGAAGAGCTGATTCAGGATGATTTAACACTGACCAGGAGTGTCGGAGAAGAAGTCTCCTTCAGCTGTGGACGAACTGACCACTGTGATGAAGACTGGGTATGCTGGTACCAGaagaaagacacagaaacattcaGAGGGATTATTTGTATCACCGGGTCTAATGGTGACATATATAGAAGCTACAACCATCCTCAGGTAGACGATTTCTCAGCTGTGAATAAACAGAACGGCTCTGAGTTACAGATCCAGAGCGTTGAACGCTCTCATTCAGCCACCTACTACTGTTCCTGTTGGAAACCCACAGTGAGAAATGATCCGAGCAGCCTGAACAAAAACCAACAGATGAACAGATGTGACTCAGAGAGCAGTAaaccacagacagagacaca CTGCTTGTCCTGCTACATGGGTCAGTATGTGTCCGCTCCAAGAATCTGTATGCCATGTTTGACTGATCTGGATAGGGCCCATGCGATACTGCAACTTCAAGCTGGTGTTCCACCAAACCAAGATGTGGCATTATTTGGAGTGAGCCCTCGTACCATCGCCAAAGTGAAGGCCAAGTTCCAGATAACGGGCAAAGGCTGCGAA AAACCCCTCATGGAGCTGAAATATGATCCTGGTTCATCCTCTGACTCATTCAGCAGCACACAGGTTTTTGTAGCACTCTTTCTCACTGTGGAAGGTGGTGGATTGTACTACTTGATCTTTGGCTCTGGGACTAAACTGTTTGTAACAG ATGAGCCCGTGGTGAAACCCGTGGTGAGCGTGTACCCGGCAGCATCCAGAGCCCAGCTGGAGGGGAagagctctctgctgtgtgtggcCTCAGACATGTTTCCTCCTCTGGTCCAGATCTCCTGGAAAAGACGAAAGGGGGACGGTCAGCTGGAGGCGATGCCCCCTGCTGAAAGCAAGATAAGGAAGCTCAGAGAGTCGGGATGCACCGCCTCCATCCTGATTGTCCCTCAGAGAGAGAACAGCACTGATAGATACCTCTGCTCTGTGAAGCACGAGGGGTTCAAAGTGACGTCCAGAACTGGACAAG CCCTTTTCAGATTCCAGTGCAGGATgaagctgctctctctgctgtacTCGCTGCTGATCCTGAAGAGTCTGGTGTACTGCTGCGGACTCTCTCTGCTGAGGATCCTCATAAACAAGCCACCGTCCATCAGCTGCACATGTGCTGACCGACTGTCTCCTGCTGGCCAGTTCTCACCATCAGATCTCATCAGCTCACCTCTGTAA